The following coding sequences are from one Arachis hypogaea cultivar Tifrunner chromosome 7, arahy.Tifrunner.gnm2.J5K5, whole genome shotgun sequence window:
- the LOC140174399 gene encoding uric acid degradation bifunctional protein TTL-like: protein MAMASPFSSLELAISLAIEIWFHKMNVWCWLEAISRRSCYNEYLEMANESIMQELYQWGSMYEKKFGYVFVTCAFGKSSEDILAEPKMRFTNKHAVELDIASQEEIKFIELQITQLLSKESAQIVNNGDVLVEYSGKIVNDTLDGAEIDTTDNLDDISSTSIDMSMKFDLNKVSEEDNKTLDDQ, encoded by the exons ATGGCTATGGCCTCGCCATTCTCTTCATTGGAACTTGCAATTTCTCTTGCTATAGAGATATGGTTTCACAAAATGAATGTGTGGTGTTGGTTGGAGGCTATTTCAAGACGTTCTTGTTACAATGAATACTTGGAAATGGCTAACGAATCTATCATGCAG GAACTTTATCAATGGGGATCAATGTACGAGAAGAAATTTGGATATGTTTTTGTGACATGTGCATTTGGAAAGAGCTCTGAAGACATACTTGCTGAACCAaag ATGCGCTTTACAAACAAGCATGCAGTTGAGTTGGATATTGCATCGCAAGAGGAAATAAAATTTATAGAATTGCAAATTACACAGCTTCTTTCCAAAGAATCTGCCCAAATTGTCAACAACGGAGATG TTCTAGTTGAATATTCAGGCAAAATAGTTAACGACACTCTAGATGGGGCAGAGATTGATACAACAGACAATTTAGATGATATCTCCTCCACTAGCATTGACATGTCCATGAAGTTCGACCTGAATAAGGTGTCGGAAGAAGACAATAAAACTTTAGATGACCAATAA